A window of Nomascus leucogenys isolate Asia chromosome 19, Asia_NLE_v1, whole genome shotgun sequence genomic DNA:
GGCTGCGGACGCTCCCCCTTCCCCCGGCTCCAGCCGGCGCaggcagcggcggcggcagcaggcAAGCCGCGGCCCCGCGAGGCCATGAAGGTGAAGAAGGGCGGCGGTGGAGCCGGGACGGGGGCGGAGCCCGCTCCAGGGCCCTCGGGCCCGAGCGTGGTCCCCATACCACAGCCGCCGGCGGAATCCGAATCTGGGTCCGAGTCGGAGCCGGACGcaggcccagggcccaggccGGGGCCGCTGCAGAGGAAGCAGCCGATCGGGCCGGAGGACGTGCTGGGGCTGCAGCGGATCACGGGTGGTGAGCACCCACGAGGGAGCGCCGCCCGCgggtgggaaggggagagggtgCGAGGGGCCCTCCCGGCGCGCCAAGCCCTGGCCCCCGCCCCCTTtcccgcctcccctcccccaccgaGTCCCCTCTCCTGTGTGCCCTGCTCTCCCTTCTGCCGCCAGGTCTGATCTCTGTGTACCCCGTTCCCTTGatctctctctgtgcctccttcttctccctttcgagatttattccttccttttccaGGGGCCCGTCCCCTTTTCCCAGCGTGGAGGTACGTGCGGCAGCAGCTGCAACCGTAGCCCTGTAGCTGTGGAGTCTCCAGAGCGCCTTGAGGCCCGCCCCTGCACTAATGAGGAGAGGGGCTGAGTGCAGCCAGCCTGTCCTCAGCCCCCACGCTGGAGGCTAGGTGGAGGCTGAGTTACTTGGGAGGCATTCAGACTCTTCATGTCTCCCCAACCGTTAATACTCTCACCCTGATCCTCCAGGAAGACTTGGGCCATTTTCTTCCCCGGGAAAGAAACTGAGCAGGCAGCTTTAGTGTGTTGGCTGTGGTTCCTCTCATGGGGAGTGGCTTAACGTCCCTCCAAGCCTAGACTAGCACCTGTCCTGTTCTGGGGGCTCTGTCATCAAGGGAGGCTTGGTCTCCACTGTGGTTAAAAGTTTCTGAGCTGGACTGCCTGGGTTGGAGTTCCAACTCTGCCATAtaattggctgtgtgaccttgggcaagtaacctcacctctctgagcatgtcttttcatctataaaatggggataatgatacctATCTCGTAAGATTATTGTGAAGATAAGGCCTCTGATTctgtacagtgcctggcatctgTGCATGCTGTGTACATTGGGCTCTTTGATCAGTAGTATTTTTGGGCCCTACAGGGCTGCTCATAGCGCTGCCTGGAGTCAAACAACTTGGCTttcagggcaggggagggggtcaTCACAGGCAGGGAATGAGGGCTAGGAAACCTCATAGCAGAGGCTTTGGATGAGCCTCAAAGGATGAAAGGTGCATGGAGAGACAGTGGCTCTCCACCTTGGCCACATTCACCAGCAACCTGCCCTGGCCCCCTTTGTGAGAATAACTGTTGGGGGGCTTCTCTGTGGGTATGGCGGGCATGTATGGGAGTGGACCTGAGCCCTAGAGCTTCCAAAGCAGCAGAACACAGGGCTCCCAGACAGAGCTGTGGAGGGGAGGCAGCCTTGAGCCTGTGCTCCTGGGTCCCTGGGGGCCAATTCCTCTCTCCTTACTGAGCTAGGCAGCAGCCATTCTTGGCTGGGCCCCCAGAGTACTGAGCTCCCTTGCCCAAGCAAGCATCCATGGAGAGAGGGAGGCTGGACCAGGCTGATGTTGAAGCCAGTTGGGCTACAATTTGCAATAGCAGCATTTAGGATTCAGCTTAGCTCTGGGACAGAACTTTCTCAGAGGAAGTCCAGAGGTCAGACTGACTGAGTCCTGAGTAACTTTGGGGGTTTATTTTGCGACTAGAGGGAGCTTCTAGCTCATGTACCACCATTTGTCTCCTAATTTGGAGGAAATTCTTAGCCCTTAGAGATGGGAAATCTGTGAAGGGTAAGTAGAGGAAAGGGCTTCATGGGAACCCCTTCCTGTGCAGGAGTTGAGAACAGAGTTCCAGGGATTTCCACCCTGGCACCCCTTGCCTTGTCTCTTCTGACCCTAATCATGCAGGTCCGAGGTTTGCTGTTCCCAGATTACTGGGCCCTGAATCCAGCTTAGGAAGCTATTTGTGGCTGAGAGGAATAGAGCAGTTGTGTTCTGAGCCCTTGGCCACTCTGCCCCTTATTCTGACCTGACCCTGGGTCCCAGGCCTCATCCTTCCTAGAAGAGAAGGAGCGGCCGTGGTGTTCTGAGCCATAGACATCCCTGTTCCTCACTTCTTCTAAGGACAGAGAGGTTGACAGATTGAGTTTGCAGTAGAAGAGACTGAGTTTAGACTGCAGGAAGTTGTTCCCAAATGAGAGGCTCCAAAAGttagagaatgggagaagagaAGGCCTTACGGGGATCTGGGAGTTGGGCACTGGGATCCTGCTCCGCACTCTGCCACCTCCGTTCCCTATGCTCTGTACCTTCTTTCTATATCTTTATGCTGGTGCTTACTTGCTGTGAAAATAGGGTGAATGGGGTGAGATAGGGGTTGCCCACTTccattctctccccaccccacatgTGGGCTGTAGTAGACTCAGGGCCCTGCCTCTTCCCCAAGCTGTATAAAGTCCATGCTGGGCCCCAGGGTACCAGATGGCTgccaggagggcttcctggaggggaCTGCATCAGGCTTGGGGAAGAAGCAGGactgggaaagagaaaatgaCTTTATATTCACTTCCTCTTCCTGCCCCAGAGGAATAGGAGGTGGCCCAGGGGCCTGGAGGGTGATTTCCGGGCTTCTGTGGGCCACCAGGGGAGGATGTGGTGCTGTGCAGGCTGACAGCACGAGTCCCTCCCTGCTCTCTTTGTTGCCAGGGCCTCCCTGAGCACTTGAAGTTGCTGCTGCAAGAGCTGTGAGCGTTAGATCAGGCCCTGTAGCTCCCTGAGCTTCCTCAGGCAGGGCCTCTCACTGTTCTTGGTTCCCCTTCTGGGCCTGAGGACTCCCCTTACCCCTTCCACACCCACTGCTGCACCTGCCACACCCTCTTCCTGGCCTAGCCTGTGTTCTTCTCTATGGGGGTCCAGGACTACTTTCTCCATGGTGGTGGCTCATAGCCAGGGCTGCGTAAATGACCTCTAAGGGGGTTGCCTCTGCTTGCTAAGACTTCCTCCCATTTGGAGATCAACAAAGGATGAGAGCAAAGTTGGCCTCCTCCCCCCTGCCATATCCCAGGCTCTGGGCTTGAGTCAGCAGAGCTTTGGTTAAGCTGCTTAAGGGAGCTGGGCTGGTGTAAGCTTCTTACTGAGAGGAGGGGgttgggaggggaggaggaataGGGAAGGGGTTGTTCACCTGCCCCAGCACCACCCGTATCAGGGAAAGTCCCCTCAACATCAGCCTCACCTGATACATCTAGATGTCATGCCAGGGGCAGCTGTGGGGTGAGGGTAGGAATATCCTCCAGAGAAGGACTGTGACTCTCCCAAGACAGAGCTGTGTGGCCTCCTTTACAGTGTGGTTCTCAAAGGCAGGGTACCAGAGAAGCTGATAGACTGAGTTGCAGTAGAAGAGACAGGTCAGACTGCAGGAAGTTGTTCCCATATGAGAGGAGAGGCTCCTACCAGGCTGGAGACCCAGTTCTCCCAAAGTCATCTCGCCAGCCTTGGCAGAGCGGAGGCCAGAATGAGGACCCTCAACtccagggtgggagggagagtgTTCGGGAGGTGGCCTTGTCCTCTACCCTTctctgccctgcccttccctggCCCCCAGAGACCACTAGGATGGCACTCCTTATCCCCTGTTAGATCCCCATAGCGGAGTTGTGCCCTTCCCCAAGGGCAGGGGCTGAGGTCCCTCTTTCCAGAGGGCAGTGATCCCAGGGATGAGAAGAGGGTAGCTACTCTGGGGTCCCACACAAGCTGACCTGGCAGCAGGGGCTTTGGGGCGCCTTCCTTGCTCAGCTGCCTGTTTCCCCTAGACTACCTCTGCTCCCCCGAGGAGAATATCTACAAGATCGACTTCGTCAGGTTTAAGATTCGGGACATGGACTCAGGCACTGTCCTCTTTGAAATCAAGAAGCCCCCAGTCTCAGGTGAGTGGGCTGGGTGGGCCATTGATGGAGAGGCAGATACGAGCTGTGGAGTGGGCTGCCCAGGGACTCCTTGGGCCACAGAGGAGTCCACAGAACTGGGGCTTGGACCCCAGCATTCTCAGGAGTCTGCAGGCAGGGGggccctttcttttccttcccatatGTTTCTGAGGCTGGACATCTTGCGAGGTCAGCCCCTACCCCTTCGGTCCCTGCCAAGCTGCCTTCTGCAGGGCTCTCTGGGAACTGCAGTCCTACGGGTCCCAGGCCTCAGTATCCTGTGGCCCCCGGAACCACAGTGGCAATTGGGAACCTGCAGACCTAGAACCCCTAGGTGGCACTATTTGGCCAATGGTCTGAGCCTTCAATGTGCCCCAGAATTTCTTggggagtttaaaaaaaatcagatagatGGGGGCCCAAGGGTAGAACCCTGGGTGGACAAGGGCCCAGCCTGAAGCCCACTGAGCCCCAGCTGGGGTACATTGCAGAACGGTTGCCCATCAACCGGCGGGACCTGGACCCCAATGCTGGGCGCTTTGTCCGCTACCAGTTCACACCTGCCTTCCTCCGCTTGAGGCAGGTGGGAGCCACGTGAGTcgctgggctgggggtggtggtgggggtgagggagagggTGTGAGTgggcccttctcagcctctcgTAGGGGTGGCCTGTCCTGAGCCCGGATGGCTAGCTGACTTCAAGAACAGACTCAGCCCTGCCTCCTTCTCTTGCTCAGGGTGGAGTTCACAGTGGGAGACAAGCCTGTCAACAACTTCCGCATGATCGAGAGGCACTACTTCCGCAACCAGCTACTCAAAAGCTTCGACTTCCACTTTGGCTTCTGCATCCCCAGCAGCAAGAACACCTGCGAGCACATCTACGACTTCCCCCCTCTCTCCGAGGAGCTGAGTGCGTGGGCAGGGTCTTCTGGGAGTGGGGAAGTGGGGGCGTCTGGAGACTGAgctgtgggagggagggggacTTGTGGGTCTGATCCCATTTCTCCCCACCCTGGGGCTCTTCTGTGTCTGCCACCATTCCCATATCATCTGTAGAAAAAGAGGCTGGGGATATTTCAGGCTGTTTGGCTGTCCCTGTACCCCAGTCCTGAAGCCCCTGCAGTGGCCAgactcaagctcctgacctttgCCCGGCCTGGCTGGGCCTCTCTTGCAGTCAGCGAGATGATCCGTCACCCGTATGAGACCCAGTCTGACAGCTTCTACTTTGTGGATGACCGGCTGGTGATGCACAATAAAGCAGACTATTCCTACAGCGGGACACCCTGACCCCACGGCTGCCCTGACCCTAGGAGGCTCCAGTTCTGGGCCGGGAGCTGTGACCTGCCCAACGCTCACCCCTCAACCCCAAGTCCTCTGCTTGGGGAGTTCTCCAGGAGCTCCGGACCCTGAGTCAATGTTGGGAGGAAGGGTACCTGGTGTCCCCAGTCAAGCCCATGAAGCCCATGGGGCCTGCTCCATGGGATGGGGTCGTAGGGAGGCTGTTTGCCTCCATGTCTAGGAAGGCCTGTGAAAGAAGCAGTCAGGACTTCCGGACGACTTAGCTGGGCCCTACTTGGGCCCAAGTTTCAGAATAGTGTTCCCCTATCAAGGCTGTGACTAGATCAGGCAGGGATCCATTCCCTGTCCCCTGCCCACTACCTTCAGGCCATTTAGAGTTGTAAATTTACAAAGATCCATGGTGGGCTCCAGCTGCCAAGCCACCCAAGGGAGTCTGGGCCCTAGGCCTGGCTCCATCCCTCCCCATGAGGGGCCAAGACACTGCCTGAGGTGTGGGAGGGACTGGCTGAGATCGCAGCCCATGGTAGGAGCTGGACCAACTGTATATAGTTTTCaataaactttttccttttctgttctctAGTGTGGCCAGCCTCTGTGTGTATGGGCAAAGAAAGGAGCAGGGATAGGCAGGAATGTGCTTAAGGCAGTAAAAATGTCTCCTACCTCCCACATTCCAGTGCACTCTCACCCTTAGTCTTCCTGTCCCCTGATTCTCTGTACCCTGACACCATCTAGAGTCAGCATTTAGAACATGATGGAGCTGGAGAGGGTCTTTCTTATGATGAAGGAGACCCAGACCCTGAGAGGGGAAGCTTTGGCCCAAAGTCAGAGCCAACCCTGGCAGAACAGAAGCTGAAACAAAGGCCCTGAACTCCAGGGTGCAAGGGGAAGGTGTGGGGGAGGTGGCCTTGTCCTCCACGCTACCGTCCCTGAACCCCCCACGCTATCGTCCCTGAACCCCAGAGGCCACTAGGACCACTGGGTTGTGCTTTTAGCCCTCATCATAGATGGTGGCAGGCTTTGGCTAAGGCCTGGAGCCATCTCCTTGCTCTCAGCTGCCTTGGGGAGCCCCCATGCCTGGGTAGCCCTGCACGTAACACTGCCCTCAGCCTCTACTCCCACCCCAGACTCAGAGGAGGGGGCTGCTTAATGGAGGAAATTCAGGAACTGAGGTGGGCAGAGAGCACACCCTACAGTTTCAGGCCCTCCTTCAGATATGCCCAGAGCCGATGCACCCTCTGGGCTGAGGAGCTCTGGCCCTAGGAGGCCCAGAAGTGCTGGCATTCACCTGGATTCTGTGAAGCCCTTGCTGGGGGAAGCGGGGTGGAGCTAGCATCTGCACTGAATTCTGGGAATTGTGAAATGAGTGAGACACAAGGAACACATACTCAtccctagggaaaaaaaaaaggactggggACATGGAGAGCAAGAATCAGAGTCGTTCTGTGTGGAGGGTTCTGGGGAGGATTTGTAGAGGAGGTAGCACTGGAGCAGGTGCTTGTGACGGGAATTGATCGGGAAAAGCGCTTAGGCACAGGGAACAGCATAAACAAAGGCTCAGAGGCAAGATTTGtcaggtgtttgtttgtttacttatttatttatttgagatggggtctccctctcaaactcctgggctcaagggattttcctgccttggcctcccaaagtgctaggattatgggcataagCCTAGGTGTGTTCAAGAGTCAACATGATGTGAAAGAAAGACAGATGGGCAGAGCCTTAGGCGCAGGGCTTCTGAGAAGTGCGGAGCCTGTGTGGAGGATGAAGTGGGCATGAGCTGGTCAGATTATCTCTGGCTGCTGAGTGAATGGCGGATTGGAAAGAATGACACTGACAATAATAGCCAAGATGTACTGAGTGCCAGGCTGGGTGCTCTACATGTGTTAACTCATAAACATGGTCATTTCTGAGGAAGGCACTATTatgatgcccattttacagaaaatgtaGGTCCAGAGAGGTTAATGTACCCAGCCAACATTGCACAGCTatgaagtggcagagccaggacttgaatccaggcagtctggctccatgCACTACCATACTAAAGGCAGGGGGCAGTGAGGATGAGGAGGGTGCTGCAGGAATctggtgagagagaaagagaatctgAATTAGGTCAGTATCcgcaaagatggagagaaacagGTGAAACTGATATTTTTAAGAGGCGAGATCCTCAGGAGTGGTGGCTGATTGGATGAGTGGGTTGGACAGAGGGAGGAGGTGAGGCTGACTGCCTGGTTTGTGGCCTGGGTGCTGGGGTAGCTAGGGGTACCATCACTGGGCTTGGGAATGCAGGTTGGATCAGGGTGGATGCCAGCAGGAGAGGGTGACTTCAGACTGGGACATGCTGTGGCATGGAGGAAATTACCAGGAGACGGGAAAGGTGGGCCCTAAGACCAGGAGGGGAATAAGGGCTGGAGGTGGTGATTGTTGAGGCCGTTGGCCACAAGGTGATTGCTGAAGCTATGATGGTGGCTGAGATCATGGGGTCCTCCACTGACACTCTTGGTATTTAGGAATGCCAAATATCCTGCAATTACTGGGACTCTCCCAAACAATGCTATTATAATACGAATCCCCATCCCCTGATTGAGGGTGCCTGAATGAGAATGTATCACTTTAGGGAAGGCCAGTGTTTGGGAGCAGGGCGGAAGGAAAGGAACCGATGGAGACAGGAGGAGTGAGCCTCCAGGGAGGTGGCAGCAGAGCCATGTTTTGGAGGAAAGAATTTCATCACAAAGCAAGTGGGCAGGAACTATCAGTTGCCACAAAGGTAAAGAAGGAGAATGAAGACAAGAATGTGGAAGGGAGGGATTTGTTTGCAGACGAGGCTGTAGAGGTATGAAAGTACAGTATAGGGGTGGTTTTGCTGTTGTAGTTTATGGGGTTACAAGTCTGTAGAGAAGGTATAGCAAGGAAGAGGACCTTTTCCCAACACCCTGATAATAGTTCTACTCACTGCAGCTGCTAAGTAGAACTGGGTTGAGGTTCTAGATTGGGCCTGCTGCACTTCCGTCttcagagagagaggagggtcCCTATTCTGAGGTTCTCATCTCTGAAGGAGGCACCCAGTTGGCACTCACCTTGAAAAGAGGCCTGCGTTCCTTGGGCTTGGCGAGGCTA
This region includes:
- the UNC119 gene encoding protein unc-119 homolog A; the protein is MKVKKGGGGAGTGAEPAPGPSGPSVVPIPQPPAESESGSESEPDAGPGPRPGPLQRKQPIGPEDVLGLQRITGDYLCSPEENIYKIDFVRFKIRDMDSGTVLFEIKKPPVSERLPINRRDLDPNAGRFVRYQFTPAFLRLRQVGATVEFTVGDKPVNNFRMIERHYFRNQLLKSFDFHFGFCIPSSKNTCEHIYDFPPLSEELISEMIRHPYETQSDSFYFVDDRLVMHNKADYSYSGTP